A genomic window from Brevibacillus agri includes:
- a CDS encoding glycoside hydrolase family 73 protein translates to MEPKAFIELVAGSARQTFLNYHIFPSITIAQAILESGWGQKVPQDPVTGRSSYNLFGIKGTGPAGSVTITSKEVENGQTVSRQSTFKAYYSYQQSIDDHAQFLLKPTYKNVLTASTPQEAAQALSKAGYATDPQYADKLIRLIQTYNLTAYDQFAPEEPSPYPPWKLDLGKRVLREGLITSPEWLSKLDEPMPVWAVLAVALRLLDKQREAP, encoded by the coding sequence ATGGAACCGAAAGCATTCATCGAGCTGGTGGCAGGCTCCGCCAGGCAAACTTTTCTCAATTACCATATCTTCCCTTCGATCACCATTGCGCAAGCCATCCTGGAATCGGGATGGGGGCAAAAAGTCCCGCAAGACCCAGTTACAGGCCGCTCCTCGTACAATTTGTTCGGGATCAAAGGCACAGGCCCGGCCGGTTCCGTCACCATCACAAGCAAGGAGGTGGAGAATGGGCAGACCGTGTCCCGCCAGTCTACGTTCAAAGCGTACTACAGCTATCAGCAATCGATTGACGATCACGCCCAGTTTCTGCTCAAGCCTACCTACAAAAACGTGCTGACGGCATCCACACCGCAGGAGGCTGCCCAGGCTCTGTCAAAAGCCGGCTATGCCACAGACCCGCAATACGCCGACAAGCTGATCCGCCTGATCCAGACGTACAACCTGACGGCCTACGATCAGTTCGCGCCAGAGGAGCCGTCACCGTATCCGCCCTGGAAGCTTGATCTGGGCAAACGCGTGCTTCGCGAGGGGCTTATCACCTCGCCAGAGTGGCTCAGCAAGCTGGACGAACCGATGCCTGTATGGGCCGTCCTCGCTGTCGCCCTGCGCCTGCTCGACAAACAACGCGAAGCACCATAA
- a CDS encoding DUF1885 family protein, with amino-acid sequence MKLQSAYIYFVNGSTAQSASIDDVKAKFTRYMDMTSKTGEQLGWSYAEAAFPYTIEERPEGKDSWFLLKGKDPSMYKSIVVGVGSKEENGTEKHYIQIALPESATHGDKNKANEYCRYLARDYKAELHLFNKRIQYFQPRKP; translated from the coding sequence GTGAAACTTCAATCGGCCTACATCTATTTCGTTAATGGCTCAACTGCCCAATCCGCAAGTATTGACGACGTAAAAGCCAAGTTTACGCGATATATGGACATGACCTCGAAAACAGGGGAGCAGCTCGGCTGGTCCTACGCAGAGGCCGCTTTTCCATATACCATAGAAGAACGTCCGGAAGGCAAGGACTCGTGGTTCCTCCTGAAAGGAAAAGACCCAAGCATGTACAAGTCCATCGTCGTAGGGGTCGGCAGCAAAGAGGAAAACGGCACCGAGAAGCACTACATCCAGATTGCCCTGCCCGAATCAGCGACGCACGGCGACAAGAACAAAGCAAACGAATACTGTCGTTACTTGGCCCGCGATTACAAGGCGGAGCTCCATCTGTTCAACAAGCGCATCCAGTACTTTCAGCCGCGCAAACCATAA
- a CDS encoding DUF4912 domain-containing protein, giving the protein MTKEFEQEVEKKFAIPFAELPFVLRLFDVTDRKEIRNDGTDLYTDFDINHRSSEWILYGVTQGLEYCVDLGIRMVDGRFYSLSRSQMI; this is encoded by the coding sequence ATGACGAAGGAGTTCGAGCAGGAAGTGGAGAAGAAATTTGCGATACCTTTTGCCGAGCTGCCGTTTGTCCTGCGCCTTTTTGACGTGACTGACCGCAAAGAGATCCGCAATGATGGCACAGACCTTTACACTGATTTTGATATCAACCATCGTTCTTCCGAATGGATTTTGTACGGAGTGACGCAAGGATTGGAATATTGCGTAGACCTGGGCATTCGGATGGTGGACGGAAGGTTCTATTCGCTGTCAAGATCTCAAATGATTTGA